The sequence below is a genomic window from Glycine max cultivar Williams 82 chromosome 20, Glycine_max_v4.0, whole genome shotgun sequence.
ACTATTGAATAGAAGAAAGCTTCTTTTGCTTACTTTTCACTCTTCTAGATGACAATAACACGTAAATTTCTTCGAATACGGGGCAGCAGGAGAAGAAAATTTGCGATAAAAGTTAGTACTATAATTGTTTTCTGTTGTTAATGGAACATGAAAGCTATGTGCCACCGTTTTCTAACTCAAAAGTCTGGGGTATGTGAAGCATACGAATGTCTATACATATGAAAAAGACAAGAATTATGTAAAATAggaatataataataaagttgTATAACAAAAATCAACGGGAGTAACAATCCTAAAACGCGTAACAAATATCACTATATATAACGGCTAAACCCAAATCCTCCTTTGATCATACATACACCTTCTAAATTCTAATTCTTGTTCTCTTCCTCCCCCGATCTTCAAGTCTCTAATTGGTTATATTATATACCCTAGCAAATGGGTTCCTCCAAGTTATTGGGTACTATGGCCATGCTTTTCGTTGTGCTGCTACCCATGGCTGCCAAAGGGGATAATATTACTGATTTCCTTGGTGCTTAACTCATctatttcttttacaaaaataaaaatagaataatctCTTTCTATTTATCTAATGCACGTAAATGTGACATTTGGATATGAAAAATTGCAGATAAGGTTTGTGAAGAAGTGGAATGTGGGAAGGGAAGCTGCGTAGTAAACACAAGTTACCCATTAAACTTCGTTTGTGAATGCGATTCTGGCTGGAAGCGAACCCAAGATGACGATGATAAATATGCCGCTAGCTTTCTTCCATGTGTCATTCCCGAATGTAAATTTCATTCCCTAGTTAATTAGTTACTTGGAGTTTATAAGCTTACctactaattatataaatacaatatGATTAAAGTCTTAAAGAATTCATACACTAACTAACCAATAAGTGATTGAACATATATGGTTAATATATTAAAGTTAAAGTTGAATTGTTTGGATAGTAATCAAGTTTAATCTTTGatgaaaataattcttaattagACTTATTCTTTAGAGTCCCTGTTCATAGTAAACAGAGGTTagtacaaaccaaaaaaaaaaaagaatttgcatATTAAGGTGTTCAAATTTTTTGAggcaattattattataaaggtAACGCCTAAAACTAATTCAATGAAAATCGGCTGTATCATCTGCAGGTAGCTTGAACTATGGTTGTCAGCCAGCACCACCGCCAGTTCCAGAGAAGAGTTTTCCACATAACTTCTCAGCTTTTGATAGTAAGGAACatgcttattaattattataattaagagtatcaatttaattaccaattcaaaaaaaattcattattaatgAATTATATGATGGTACTTTCTTATTTCATAGCATAAAAAAGAAGTTTACCTTGATAGTTGATTAAATTTTAGCACCATCTAACATAGCTTTGGTTATAGATTTTCTCACTTTCTAATAATTTCctatgcaaaataaaaaatatatatgatagcTTGCTACTGGGCGTACTGTGGGGAAGGTACATGCACCAAGAACAGGACACATACACACAGATGCGAATGTCAACCCAATTACTATAATCTTCTCAACATCTCAGTTTTTCCTTGTTACAGTGAATGTAAGGATCCaaaaccattattttttttatttctagtgGTAACAGAATattaggaaaagaaaatgattaaaGAGATGTTTCTTGTGTTGTGCTTCTATTTTCAAGGTACTCTTGGATCTGATTGTTCGAGACTCGGAATAAAAGTTGCAAATTCATCCACTGATAGTGGCAGTCAAGGTTAGATTGGACTATTTCTTCTATTCATCTTATacttttttagttattaatgTTGAATTTGCAAGTGAAAAAACAAAGCAGTTTCTAGAAATGTGAATTCTGAAGGTGCGTCTGTTTTGGTAATTTCCCCCAGATAGCTCAGCCTCAATCTTCACAGGAAAGTTCCATTGGATCGTTATGTTGTTGATGTCCACGGGTATGGTTATGTAGAGCTAGGACGCAAAGGGATGATGAAAACTATTTTGGCAAATTATTGATTTGATTGTTGTTCATCAGTCATTGGCGTTTGATGACTACTGTGTGGTATActctatatatagatatatataatttttttgtataatataGGGAGTGAGATTTGAACTTTAGAGCTTGTATAAACTAGTCAAATTCCACCGTTAGTGgattatatatagataataCTATAACTGCAgtgttattattttcttgtataataaattaataacatatctTCTCCCATTGTATTGGTTCATCATTTTTGGTCCTCTTGTTGTGCCATAATAAAGCATTCAACAGAAACAATTAGCTTTTGATTTTACTgtctgtaaaaataaaaataaaaacttttgatTTTAGTACGATTCAATATTTaggaaaaaaagatttttaatacaaaaattaaattggtggtttatttttaaaagatttaccCACGCTTTAAACaagttttgcaaaaaaaaaaattgcaagagGTTAAAACTGtgataaacaaagaaaaacccGTTTCAATGCTCACCCCTACTTGTAAGAAGGAGTAGATGAGGTCATTTCACTATATGAATGAGTGAGACTTCCAAAGATTTTGGATAGACAAGGACCTAATTCTAACTGTTGAACACGACCAAAATGTTCTCCACTTCCTAGAGCATAAGTAAATAAATCTTAAGTTGATAATATCCATTGGTTTTTGTTCCATCGTCATAAACTTTGGACAATATTGTTCACGTTTGCGTTTAGCTTGCCAACACATTGGTCGATTCAAGTTGTATGTGCTACTCTCCTAGGTTGTAGTTGTTTGGGCAATGGGCTGTTACACCTTATATACgaggatatattttttatttattattatcacaATGAAGATATATAGGATCTAAGTTCTCAAGTATTTACCTTAAACCCTAGCACAGGTCAATCCTAAACATTAATTTCATCTCAATTAATAAACTtcacacttttccttttccaaaTAAATACCATTAGTTGCACTTTTTGCTGAGTATATATCAtaactttgacaaaaaaaaatcacgatATAGATGcttttaatattaaatgtaaatcattatacaattttataattttgatttaaaagattttaaatattaattgtgaagatggagaaaacaaataaattgacattcttatttatttagttatatataataagcTCAAAATTGACATAAATAGACAgagatgataaataaaaaatagttatattttttaaatccgtccggaataaatttttttaatttatttataataaataagaatcTAACATAAATAAATGGAGAAATTATTGAATACTTAGATAAGAATTAATGTTGCCTATAAggaaatattttaagatttgaTCAAGGTAATTATTATTCATCTTCCATATATTCAATggtatacaatatttttataatttttaagatccttttccattttctattttttttttaattcaggcCAATTGCATATCATAATCTTTATGCTTTTAGCAAAgcattatgatattttcttaccaacatatagaataaatattttcattaaaaatttatatacagttaaaaagataatatttaaaaaaaatatgtttatataaatgaaaatatgatattttcattaataGTATGTTTatgaatgtaaaattatttaaatatatatcattatgataattattttagatatatttattcatatttattaacatacattttttaaaattaaaaattattgaaaacgTGTAAAAAAATGGGGGAAGGTTTTTAtgcaactaaaaaatattttaaattattttcttaaaaataaaagcttAATGAAAAagcattttccaaaacttaaaaacaaagaaaagaataaaatcccACTATTCACCTCTGGTCCTCTTTATAGTTTTgatcatgattatttttttctttcaattgtctattaattaatttactaaattgatcaatattaattattaatcaattgatttattaataaaaagtgGGAGGTTCCACTTCCAGCGTAACCTTATTCGCAGCTGGTTGATATTTgattccctctctctctctctctctctcgtggTGTTTCCCTTTCTGTCTCGCGAAAACCGGGAACAGCAATGTCCGGGGAATCAGCCAGCGCTGCTATTCACAAGGGTATATCATCTTTTAGATTCGTTAGGCTAAAGGTTCAGATGTGGTTCAACCCAACTTTTCTTCACAAGAGGATGATGTTGTTTCTCTTATTATACAATATGGGAATGTCACTGATGATAGTGAGCATGTGTTGCTCAGCCATGCAGTTCCTCTTGATCAACCGACAAGGATGACAGGGTCCAAAAGGATATGAGGGTGATCTCCTCTAACTGTGCTGATATGGTTGAAGAGGACTGATTGTGCCTCAATGAAGGTTTTCAAGATATGGTCTCTAaatccaagaaaaagaaaataaagaagcaaGCTAAGCTCTCCAACTCAGTTGAAGTAGTAGCTTCTAAATTCCCCAAAGGGATAAGGCACAGACCTCTATCCAAATGATACTATTCTATTCAAACATTAGAGGGATCTCCA
It includes:
- the LOC100805440 gene encoding uncharacterized protein codes for the protein MGSSKLLGTMAMLFVVLLPMAAKGDNITDFLDKVCEEVECGKGSCVVNTSYPLNFVCECDSGWKRTQDDDDKYAASFLPCVIPECSLNYGCQPAPPPVPEKSFPHNFSAFDTCYWAYCGEGTCTKNRTHTHRCECQPNYYNLLNISVFPCYSECTLGSDCSRLGIKVANSSTDSGSQDSSASIFTGKFHWIVMLLMSTGMVM